Proteins encoded in a region of the Apostichopus japonicus isolate 1M-3 chromosome 19, ASM3797524v1, whole genome shotgun sequence genome:
- the LOC139960047 gene encoding monocarboxylate transporter 2-like: MEKWILLGTILIRKILFCGSVKANGVILADIVNQLDTTNSLVAWAFSLQNGIALLISPLVMFLLNYFSERQLCMVGGLLGGLGYIYCGLMMTSVYQLFIGLSVSGFGFGLAILPSFVSLQYHFQPTELPLIISAIGTFDYIGVAILPPVLQLFRSDYGLKNSLILLGALAFNVATCGAAARRPRNVKQTNNKQTNAVRQPDQEEPASNRDTKGIRKLFSNLRSLFQHKNIGILLIAEFVAFYVFASWAIFLVSLGKTQGLTDEESVFLSTAGGLGGFIGKCSAAVLFKFKLVNPFTATLIPCFTTAAVFVVATMSTDFHILLALIFISGLTQGINSSCVFSLMPGSVCPYHYRQILILECLSCGLGTQFSGYVSGTIQDVTGSTIYVYLFNAMLNILLVLLSIWWACDPEPNLECDKSSL; this comes from the exons ATGGAGAAGTGGATTCTTCTTGGAACGATTTTGATCAGGAAGATTTTGTTCTGTGGATCTGTAAAAGCAAATGGCGTGATCCTAGCTGACATAGTGAACCAGTTAGATACTACCAACTCGCTGGTCGCCTGGGCCTTTTCACTACAAAATGGGATTGCTTTATTGATAT CTCCGTTGGTCATGTTTCTACTAAACTACTTCTCCGAGAGACAACTCTGCATGGTTGGTGGACTACTGGGTGGCCTGGGATACATCTACTGTGGCttaatgatgacgtcagtttATCAACTATTTATAGGACTGTCAGTGTCAG GCTTTGGATTCGGTCTAGCTATTTTGCCATCTTTTGTAAGTCTGCAGTATCACTTTCAACCTACGGAATTACCATTGATCATTTCTGCAATAGGCACATTTGATTACATAGGAGTAGCCATCTTGCCTCCAGTACTGCAGCTATTTCGTAGCGATTACGGACTGaaaaattcattaattttacTCGGTGCTCTTGCATTCAACGTAGCAACCTGCGGCGCGGCCGCGAGAAGGCCGCGCAATGTTaaacaaactaataacaaacaaactaatGCAGTAAGACAACCTGATCAGGAGGAACCAGCAAGTAATAGAGATACGAAAGGCATCAGAAAACTTTTCTCGAATCTAAGAAGTTTATTTCAGCACAAGAACATAGGTATTCTGCTGATAGCTGAATTTGTCGCATTCTATGTCTTTGCTTCTTGGGCCATCTTCTTAGTCTCTCTGGGAAAAACGCAAGGGTTGACCGATGAAGAATCTGTGTTTCTATCGACTGCCGGAGGACTTGGAGGTTTTATTGGGAAGTGCAGTGCAGCTGTACTTTTCAAGTTTAAACTGGTAAATCCTTTTACTGCAACGCTGATACCATGTTTTACTACGGCAGCTGTATTCGTTGTCGCTACAATGTCCACGGATTTTCATATTCTCCTAGCTTTAATTTTCATCAGCGGGTTAACCCAAGGAATAAACAGTTCTTGCGTATTTTCATTGATGCCGGGTTCGGTCTGTCCATATCACTACAGGCAAATTCTTATTCTTGAATGTTTGTCATGTGGACTCGGAACTCAATTTTCGGGATACGTTTCAG GAACAATTCAAGACGTAACGGGATCTACCATCTATGTATATTTGTTCAACGCAATGCTCAACATTTTATTAGTCCTGTTATCGATCTGGTGGGCGTGTGATCCAGAACCAAACCTGGAATGTGACAAGTCGTCGCTTTGA
- the LOC139959978 gene encoding uncharacterized protein isoform X2 translates to MASFIPSFSLSIFHCIAVFSIVNFDGIASACPSGCDCNDVTHGSTSGRSVDCSKLYLREIQNSISTSIIELHFSYNDLRSMPSRLRNFVELKVLDLSNNKLQVLPNNTFTEDHKLETLNLSNNYLNRVGNGAFNGLQHLKVLDLERNELNTIPEDVFLPLTNVISSQGEIYLSRNKWKCDCTLWGFMAWFLDHQNTVSWSSTNDEETVCRTPEGLSNRRLHSLSLSELGNCFPTTYVANPARTTQKAISMSLSVTTENVYTEEEAWSTPFLSRSLISQRTTVDPHKKIIPSLNLNVQSIMAIAMIVVVTIFMFILFIFAVVLWKVAKRQQAPVSIQPIELDSGKPKIDVTSRVSYTPGRCQQPLPESPSNLANTSDYEYIPGDFNTFRFQSVRKNDGPSWQRDSGWLKGTYSWKIFDERLTSK, encoded by the coding sequence ATGGCTTCATTTATACCCAGTTTTAGTCTTTCTATCTTCCATTGCATCGCCGTCTTCTCAATCGTCAACTTCGATGGAATTGCCTCCGCTTGTCCGAGCGGTTGTGATTGTAATGACGTAACTCACGGTTCTACTTCCGGTAGATCAGTAGATTGTAGTAAACTGTATCTTAGAGAAATCCAGAACTCAATTTCGACATCCATTATCGAACTTCATTTTAGTTATAATGACCTCAGGTCAATGCCATCTCGTTTGCGAAATTTCGTTGAACTAAAGGTTCTGGATTTGTCGAATAACAAGCTTCAAGTTTTACCGAATAATACCTTTACCGAAGATCATAAACTGGAGACTTTGAACTTGAGTAATAACTATTTGAATCGAGTAGGTAATGGAGCATTCAACGGTTTACAACACCTAAAGGTACTTGATCTTGAAAGAAATGAACTGAACACGATACCGGAAGACGTTTTCCTTCCTCTAACTAACGTTATTTCCTCCCAAGGAGAAATATACTTAAGCAGAAACAAGTGGAAATGCGACTGTACACTTTGGGGATTTATGGCTTGGTTCCTCGACCATCAAAACACCGTATCGTGGAGTTCGACAAATGACGAGGAAACAGTTTGTCGAACACCAGAGGGCTTGTCCAACAGAAGACTCCATTCTTTGTCTCTCTCAGAATTGGGAAACTGTTTTCCAACCACGTATGTTGCCAATCCAGCCAGAACCACACAAAAGGCAATCAGCATGTCGTTATCAGTCACAACAGAAAATGTCTACACAGAGGAAGAAGCCTGGTCCACTCCCTTTTTAAGTAGATCCCTAATTTCGCAGAGGACCACCGTTGATCCTCACAAGAAGATTATACCATCTTTGAATCTAAATGTGCAATCCATCATGGCCATTGCGATGATCGTTGTGGTTAccatatttatgtttattttgtttatttttgctgTAGTATTATGGAAGGTAGCTAAACGTCAGCAAGCTCCCGTCAGCATCCAGCCGATTGAGTTGGATAGCGGCAAACCGAAAATTGATGTGACAAGTAGGGTCTCGTATACACCAGGAAGATGTCAGCAACCGCTACCAGAAAGCCCTAGTAACTTGGCAAATACTTCTGATTACGAATACATTCCAGGTGATTTCAATACGTTTCGCTTTCAGTCTGTTAGAAAAAACGATGGTCCAAGTTGGCAACGAGATTCTGGGTGGTTGAAAGGGACCTATTCCTGGAAGATTTTTGACGAAAGGCTGACAAGTAAATAA
- the LOC139959979 gene encoding monocarboxylate transporter 4-like, translating to MEKWILVGTIFIRKLLFSGTVKANGVILADIVNQLHTTNSLVAWAFSLQNGIAFLISPFILFLLNYFSERKLCIIGGLLSGLGYIYCGLMMTSVYQLFVGLSVSGLGFGLAILPSFVALQYHFQPTDLPLIISTAGTFDYIGVAILPPTLQLFRSEYGMKDSMILLGALVLNVMACGAASRKPRKSTKQTIGVETPNQDEQTSDRDTKGIKNQLLNLPTLFQHNNIGILLIAEFEAYYVFASWAIFLVSLGRTLGLTDEESVFLSTAGGLGGFIGRCLAVVLFKVKRINAFTSILIPCIITGSVFITAVMSTNFYIILVLIFISGITQGLNSSSVFSLMPGMVCPYHYRQVMVFECLSCGLGIQFSGFISGMIQDVTGSTIYVYLFNAMLSFAMVPLAIWWACDPQPNLKCDMS from the exons ATGGAGAAGTGGATTCTTGTCGGAACGATTTTCATCAGGAAGCTGTTATTCAGTGGGACCGTAAAAGCAAATGGAGTAATCCTAGCTGACATAGTGAACCAGTTACATACAACCAACTCGCTGGTCGCCTGGGCCTTTTCACTACAAAATGGAATTGCTTTCTTGATAT CTCCGTTTATCCTGTTTTTACTAAACTACTTCTCCGAGAGAAAACTCTGCATAATTGGTGGATTATTGAGTGGCCTGGGATACATCTACTGTGGCttaatgatgacgtcagtttATCAACTATTTGTCGGACTGTCAGTTTCAG GTCTTGGATTCGGTCTAGCTATTTTGCCATCTTTCGTTGCACTGCAGTATCACTTTCAACCTACGGATTTACCATTGATCATATCTACAGCAGGCACATTTGATTACATAGGAGTAGCCATCTTGCCTCCAACACTGCAGCTGTTTCGAAGCGAATACGGAATGAAAGATTCAATGATTTTACTCGGTGCTCTTGTGCTGAATGTAATGGCTTGCGGCGCAGCCTCGAGAAAGCCGCGAAAAAGTACCAAACAAACTATCGGAGTGGAAACACCTAACCAGGATGAACAGACGAGTGACAGAGATACAAAGGGAATCAAAAACCAGCTTTTGAATCTACCTACTTTATTTCAACATAATAACATAGGTATTCTGCTAATAGCTGAATTTGAGGCATACTATGTCTTTGCTTCTTGGGCCATCTTCTTAGTCTCTCTGGGAAGAACATTAGGGTTGACCGATGAAGAATCTGTGTTTTTATCGACTGCCGGAGGACTTGGGGGTTTTATTGGGAGATGCTTGGCAGTTGTACTTTTCAAAGTTAAACGTATTAATGCTTTCACTTCTATACTGATACCATGCATCATTACAGGAAGTGTATTCATTACCGCTGTAATGTCTACGaacttttatattattttagttttaattttcatcAGCGGGATAACCCAAGGATTAAACAGTTCTAGTGTATTTTCATTGATGCCGGGTATGGTATGTCCATATCATTACAGGCAAGTGATGGTTTTTGAGTGCTTGTCATGCGGTCTAGGAATTCAATTTTCGGGATTTATTTCAG GAATGATTCAAGACGTAACGGGATCTACCATATACGTATACTTGTTCAACGCAATGCTCAGTTTTGCGATGGTGCCGTTAGCAATCTGGTGGGCGTGTGATCCACAACCAAATTTGAAGTGCGACATGTCCTAG